In the genome of Raphanus sativus cultivar WK10039 chromosome 4, ASM80110v3, whole genome shotgun sequence, one region contains:
- the LOC108854053 gene encoding LEAF RUST 10 DISEASE-RESISTANCE LOCUS RECEPTOR-LIKE PROTEIN KINASE-like 2.3 isoform X1, translating into METPRTEFYLILLFLFYHLPCVPSQKQPTVYCETPFQCGNITVGFPFSGEQRSPSCGHPFLKLSCNKSSNTTSINLSGYNYTVLHIDMKKESLTLRLSRQDFTGPFCSASFSSSPLPQDLLQNLPSYKSLTVFYTCDTRRHFLGNFTCRMNNLVSVVQDSRYNKLCDKRFSVTVPASYVPEEEALNITRLESVLREGFEAKLNMEEIPCPECLSTGENCGFIVTGMGCCKYVSGSIECRDSNNDTGSYSMNRFILITIGTVAGSVVIAFLVMILVFLLCERRKKKALRKQNLEALVTSRLYSYRQIKKITKSFSEVVGRGGFGTVYKGKLRDGSKVAVKVLKDSMSSSEDFINEVASISQTSHVNIVSLLGFCYEGSKRAIVYEFVENGSLDQSMNLDVSTLYGIALGVAKGIEYLHYGCRTRIVHFDIKPQNVLLDHNLRPKVSDFGLAKLCQNQESILSSLDTRGTIGYIAPELFSRMYGSVSYKSDVYSYGMLLLEMIGANKERVGKSDSNKSSVYFPDWIYKDLESGDITMLLEGELNQEEEDIAKKMIIVGLWCIQLCPSDRPTMNEVIEMMEGSLDTLKAPPKPLLHMSMQNISESSQLSGESSIYSEV; encoded by the exons ATGGAAACTCCAAGGACAGAGTTCTATCTTATCTTGTTATTCTTGTTTTATCATCTTCCTTGTGTACCAAGCCAGAAACAACCAACTGTATATTGTGAAACTCCGTTTCAGTGCGGCAACATCACCGTCGGTTTCCCTTTCTCGGGCGAGCAACGCTCCCCATCTTGCGGTCACCCCTTTCTGAAACTTAGCTGCAACAAAAGCTCAAACACAACTTCTATCAATCTCTCAGGCTACAACTACACTGTCCTCCACATAGACATGAAGAAAGAATCCCTTACTCTTAGACTTTCAAGACAAGATTTTACGGGTCCATTCTGCTCCGCTTCATTCTCCTCCTCACCGTTACCTCAAGATCTCTTACAGAACCTACCATCTTACAAAAGCCTCACCGTGTTCTACACCTGCGACACTCGTCGCCATTTCCTTGGCAATTTCACATGTCGGATGAATAATCTCGTGTCGGTGGTTCAGGACTCTAGGTATAACAAACTCTGTGATAAGAGGTTTAGCGTCACTGTTCCTGCGAGTTACGTTCCAGAGGAAGAAGCTTTGAATATTACCCGTTTAGAAAGTGTTCTTAGAGAAGGTTTCGAAGCGAAACTGAACATGGAGGAGATACCTTGTCCGGAATGTTTATCCACTGGTGAAAACTGCGGCTTCATTGTTACCGGAATGGGTTGCTGCAAGTATGTATCAGGATCAATTGAATGCCGAGATAGTAATAATGATACTG GAAGTTACAGCATGAATCGCTTCATTCTGATTACAATCGGGACAG tTGCAGGGTCAGTAGTTATTGCATTTTTGGTGATGATTCTAGTATTCTTGTTATgtgagagaagaaagaaaaaggcgCTGAGAAAACAAAACCTTGAGGCGCTTGTAACGTCGAGGCTATATAGTTATAGACAAATCAAGAAAATTACCAAATCATTTTCAGAAGTAGTTGGACGAGGTGGATTTGGTACGGTATATAAAGGGAAGCTACGTGATGGCAGTAAAGTTGCTGTTAAAGTCTTGAAGGATTCGATGAGCAGTTCTGAAGACTTCATCAACGAAGTCGCAAGCATCAGCCAAACATCTCACGTTAACATTGTTTCTCTGCTTGGTTTCTGTTACGAAGGGTCAAAAAGAGCGATCGTCTATGAGTTTGTAGAGAATGGATCACTGGATCAGTCGATGAATCTTGATGTGAGCACACTATATGGAATTGCGCTAGGCGTTGCTAAAGGAATTGAATATCTGCACTATGGTTGCAGAACAAGGATTGTGCATTTCGACATTAAACCTCAGAATGTGTTGTTAGATCATAATCTGAGACCCAAAGTTTCTGACTTTGGTCTTGCTAAACTCTGCCAGAACCAAGAAAGCATCTTGTCGTCTCTCGACACGAGAGGAACTATAGGATATATTGCTCCAGAGTTGTTTTCAAGAATGTACGGAAGTGTGTCTTACAAGTCAGATGTGTACAGCTATGGAATGTTACTTCTTGAAATGATCGGAGCAAACAAAGAAAGGGTTGGAAAATCTGATTCGAACAAAAGCTCGGTTTACTTTCCGGATTGGATCTATAAGGATCTTGAAAGTGGAGATATCACAATGCTTCTTGAGGGTGAACtaaatcaagaagaagaagatatagcTAAAAAGATGATCATTGTCGGTCTTTGGTGTATTCAGTTATGCCCGTCAGATCGTCCAACGATGAACGAAGTCATAGAGATGATGGAAGGAAGTTTGGATACTCTTAAGGCGCCTCCTAAGCCTCTTTTGCATATGTCAATGCAAAATATTTCAGAGTCATCTCAGCTATCAGGTGAAAGCTCAATTTACTCCGAAGTATGA
- the LOC108854053 gene encoding LEAF RUST 10 DISEASE-RESISTANCE LOCUS RECEPTOR-LIKE PROTEIN KINASE-like 2.3 isoform X2, protein METPRTEFYLILLFLFYHLPCVPSQKQPTVYCETPFQCGNITVGFPFSGEQRSPSCGHPFLKLSCNKSSNTTSINLSGYNYTVLHIDMKKESLTLRLSRQDFTGPFCSASFSSSPLPQDLLQNLPSYKSLTVFYTCDTRRHFLGNFTCRMNNLVSVVQDSRYNKLCDKRFSVTVPASYVPEEEALNITRLESVLREGFEAKLNMEEIPCPECLSTGENCGFIVTGMGCCKYVSGSIECRDSNNDTGSYSMNRFILITIGTGSVVIAFLVMILVFLLCERRKKKALRKQNLEALVTSRLYSYRQIKKITKSFSEVVGRGGFGTVYKGKLRDGSKVAVKVLKDSMSSSEDFINEVASISQTSHVNIVSLLGFCYEGSKRAIVYEFVENGSLDQSMNLDVSTLYGIALGVAKGIEYLHYGCRTRIVHFDIKPQNVLLDHNLRPKVSDFGLAKLCQNQESILSSLDTRGTIGYIAPELFSRMYGSVSYKSDVYSYGMLLLEMIGANKERVGKSDSNKSSVYFPDWIYKDLESGDITMLLEGELNQEEEDIAKKMIIVGLWCIQLCPSDRPTMNEVIEMMEGSLDTLKAPPKPLLHMSMQNISESSQLSGESSIYSEV, encoded by the exons ATGGAAACTCCAAGGACAGAGTTCTATCTTATCTTGTTATTCTTGTTTTATCATCTTCCTTGTGTACCAAGCCAGAAACAACCAACTGTATATTGTGAAACTCCGTTTCAGTGCGGCAACATCACCGTCGGTTTCCCTTTCTCGGGCGAGCAACGCTCCCCATCTTGCGGTCACCCCTTTCTGAAACTTAGCTGCAACAAAAGCTCAAACACAACTTCTATCAATCTCTCAGGCTACAACTACACTGTCCTCCACATAGACATGAAGAAAGAATCCCTTACTCTTAGACTTTCAAGACAAGATTTTACGGGTCCATTCTGCTCCGCTTCATTCTCCTCCTCACCGTTACCTCAAGATCTCTTACAGAACCTACCATCTTACAAAAGCCTCACCGTGTTCTACACCTGCGACACTCGTCGCCATTTCCTTGGCAATTTCACATGTCGGATGAATAATCTCGTGTCGGTGGTTCAGGACTCTAGGTATAACAAACTCTGTGATAAGAGGTTTAGCGTCACTGTTCCTGCGAGTTACGTTCCAGAGGAAGAAGCTTTGAATATTACCCGTTTAGAAAGTGTTCTTAGAGAAGGTTTCGAAGCGAAACTGAACATGGAGGAGATACCTTGTCCGGAATGTTTATCCACTGGTGAAAACTGCGGCTTCATTGTTACCGGAATGGGTTGCTGCAAGTATGTATCAGGATCAATTGAATGCCGAGATAGTAATAATGATACTG GAAGTTACAGCATGAATCGCTTCATTCTGATTACAATCGGGACAG GGTCAGTAGTTATTGCATTTTTGGTGATGATTCTAGTATTCTTGTTATgtgagagaagaaagaaaaaggcgCTGAGAAAACAAAACCTTGAGGCGCTTGTAACGTCGAGGCTATATAGTTATAGACAAATCAAGAAAATTACCAAATCATTTTCAGAAGTAGTTGGACGAGGTGGATTTGGTACGGTATATAAAGGGAAGCTACGTGATGGCAGTAAAGTTGCTGTTAAAGTCTTGAAGGATTCGATGAGCAGTTCTGAAGACTTCATCAACGAAGTCGCAAGCATCAGCCAAACATCTCACGTTAACATTGTTTCTCTGCTTGGTTTCTGTTACGAAGGGTCAAAAAGAGCGATCGTCTATGAGTTTGTAGAGAATGGATCACTGGATCAGTCGATGAATCTTGATGTGAGCACACTATATGGAATTGCGCTAGGCGTTGCTAAAGGAATTGAATATCTGCACTATGGTTGCAGAACAAGGATTGTGCATTTCGACATTAAACCTCAGAATGTGTTGTTAGATCATAATCTGAGACCCAAAGTTTCTGACTTTGGTCTTGCTAAACTCTGCCAGAACCAAGAAAGCATCTTGTCGTCTCTCGACACGAGAGGAACTATAGGATATATTGCTCCAGAGTTGTTTTCAAGAATGTACGGAAGTGTGTCTTACAAGTCAGATGTGTACAGCTATGGAATGTTACTTCTTGAAATGATCGGAGCAAACAAAGAAAGGGTTGGAAAATCTGATTCGAACAAAAGCTCGGTTTACTTTCCGGATTGGATCTATAAGGATCTTGAAAGTGGAGATATCACAATGCTTCTTGAGGGTGAACtaaatcaagaagaagaagatatagcTAAAAAGATGATCATTGTCGGTCTTTGGTGTATTCAGTTATGCCCGTCAGATCGTCCAACGATGAACGAAGTCATAGAGATGATGGAAGGAAGTTTGGATACTCTTAAGGCGCCTCCTAAGCCTCTTTTGCATATGTCAATGCAAAATATTTCAGAGTCATCTCAGCTATCAGGTGAAAGCTCAATTTACTCCGAAGTATGA